One Gossypium raimondii isolate GPD5lz chromosome 3, ASM2569854v1, whole genome shotgun sequence genomic window carries:
- the LOC105797088 gene encoding auxin efflux carrier component 6: MITGGDFYKVMCAMVPLYFAMIIAYGSVKWWRIFTPEQCSGINRFVAVFAVPVLSFHFIAQNNPYQMDTKFIIADTVSKVLVLALLSVWAIFFPGGSLDWLITLFSLATLPNTLVMGIPLLNAMYGDFTQSLMVQLVVLQCIIWYTLLLFLFEYRAATLLIKTQFPGPTAATISKFELDNDVISLDGRDPLRTESETDINGRIRVRIRRSTSSAPESALSSSICLTPRASNLSNAEIFSVNTPGGPNNNEIVFCNGDMGFGYRAVSPRLSGYASSDAYSLQPTPRASNFNEMDVITTAAGNTPIWMRSPVAGGKVFRQPSPVVPPTKMVWDCQDGGGDDNRQGFKDLGEKEISFRDNTKITVAEMNGDGKEGEVGSKQEMPKAIVMVRLILIVVGRKLSRNPNTYSSILGLLWSLISFKWNVGMPSLVKYSIKIISDAGLGMAMFSLGLFMALQPRIIACGTKRATMGMVIRFLCGPVIMSTASIALGLRGAKLHAAIVQAALPQGIVPFVFAREYGLHPDILSTGVIFGMLVSLPVTLLYYILLGI, from the exons ATGATAACAGGGGGTGATTTTTACAAGGTGATGTGTGCGATGGTTCCACTGTATTTCGCAATGATAATAGCGTACGGATCGGTGAAATGGTGGCGAATATTCACCCCGGAGCAGTGTTCGGGGATCAACCGGTTCGTGGCGGTTTTCGCGGTGCCGGTGTTGTCATTCCATTTCATAGCTCAAAACAACCCGTACCAGATGGACACCAAGTTCATCATAGCGGACACGGTGTCCAAGGTGTTGGTCCTTGCTTTGCTTTCGGTTTGGGCTATCTTCTTCCCTGGTGGCTCACTCGATTGGCTCATCACCCTTTTCTCCCTCGCCACTTTGCCCAACACTCTCGTCATGGGCATCCCCTTGCTTAATGCTATGTATGGAGATTTCACTCAAAGTCTCATGGTTCAACTCGTTGTTCTTCAATGCATCATCTG GTACACACTATTGCTGTTCCTCTTCGAATACAGGGCGGCAACGCTCTTAATCAAAACCCAGTTCCCGGGCCCCACAGCTGCCACCATTTCCAAATTCGAGCTCGACAACGACGTCATTTCATTGGACGGTCGTGATCCTCTCCGTACAGAATCCGAAACCGACATCAACGGCCGTATTCGAGTCCGAATCAGGCGGTCCACGTCATCGGCTCCGGAATCGGCTCTATCATCCTCCATTTGCCTCACCCCTAGAGCATCCAACCTCTCTAACGCCGAAATATTTTCCGTTAACACCCCCGGCGGACCCAACAATAACGAGATTGTATTCTGTAACGGCGACATGGGGTTCGGTTACCGTGCCGTTAGCCCCCGTTTGTCCGGGTATGCTTCGTCGGATGCTTACTCTTTGCAGCCGACCCCAAGGGCTtctaattttaatgaaatggaTGTGATTACTACGGCAGCCGGGAATACACCAATCTGGATGAGGTCTCCCGTGGCTGGTGGGAAAGTTTTCCGGCAGCCGTCTCCGGTGGTTCCTCCTACAAAAATGGTTTGGGACTGTCAAGATGGTGGTGGGGATGATAATAGGCAGGGCTTCAAAGACCTTGGGG agaaGGAAATTAGCTTTAGAGACAACACCAAAATAACAGTGGCGGAGATGAATGGAGATGGGAAGGAAGGTGAAGTGGGGAGCAAACAAGAAATGCCAAAGGCCATAGTGATGGTGAGACTCATTTTAATTGTTGTTGGAAGGAAGCTTTCTCGAAACCCTAATACTTACTCAAGCATCTTAGGGCTTCTTTGGTCTCTCATCTCTTTCAA GTGGAATGTAGGGATGCCGAGTTTGGTCAagtattcaataaaaataatctcCGATGCTGGCCTTGGGATGGCAATGTTCAGTTTAG GGTTATTTATGGCACTTCAGCCAAGGATTATTGCATGTGGAACAAAAAGAGCAACAATGGGGATGGTGATTCGTTTCCTGTGTGGCCCTGTAATAATGTCCACTGCATCGATAGCTCTGGGATTAAGAGGGGCAAAACTACATGCTGCCATCGTACAG GCAGCCCTTCCCCAAGGTATCGTACCATTCGTCTTTGCAAGAGAATACGGTTTACATCCCGACATATTAAGTACTGG GGTTATTTTTGGCATGTTGGTGTCATTGCCTGTGACACTTCTGTATTACATACTTTTAGGCATATGA